The proteins below are encoded in one region of Pelagibacterium flavum:
- a CDS encoding TetR/AcrR family transcriptional regulator: MSRGNVREALLSAAVTLFSSNGYNAVSLREIAKAAGANVGSLTYHFGSKAALLREIYQRHTEPMNNRRMELLGEARRIHDPEERLMAILRAYVLPAFSSSSDFDGGGVEFTRMRAVLSAEGNEDARTIIAGAFDVTSRAFLDAIADCLPGADREGLVWRSHFLLGALYYALINPQRVTRLSDGAVDGNDRNTAVNQIVEASFASFRSLDTSGREKRPDHAA, translated from the coding sequence GTGTCTCGAGGTAATGTGCGCGAAGCGCTGTTGAGTGCTGCGGTCACGCTGTTTTCATCCAACGGCTATAACGCGGTCTCGCTGCGCGAGATCGCCAAGGCCGCCGGCGCCAATGTCGGGAGCCTGACCTACCATTTCGGGTCAAAGGCCGCCCTTTTGCGAGAAATCTACCAGCGACACACCGAGCCAATGAACAATCGGCGTATGGAATTGCTGGGCGAAGCCCGCCGCATCCATGATCCCGAAGAGCGCCTGATGGCTATCCTGCGCGCCTATGTGCTGCCGGCCTTTTCGTCCTCATCGGATTTCGATGGTGGCGGCGTGGAATTCACGCGTATGCGGGCTGTGCTTTCGGCCGAGGGCAATGAGGACGCGCGCACCATTATTGCCGGAGCGTTCGACGTGACGAGCCGGGCCTTTCTCGATGCAATTGCCGATTGCCTGCCCGGCGCCGACCGCGAAGGTCTGGTCTGGCGCAGCCATTTTCTGCTTGGGGCGCTCTACTACGCCCTGATCAACCCCCAACGTGTCACCCGCCTTTCAGACGGCGCGGTGGACGGAAACGACCGCAATACCGCGGTCAACCAGATCGTGGAGGCCAGCTTTGCCAGCTTCCGCTCTCTGGACACGAGCGGTCGCGAAAAGCGGCCAGACCACGCGGCCTGA
- a CDS encoding thiamine pyrophosphate-binding protein has translation MSTPKTYEVLARAFAQEQIDTCFALLGDANMNWGTTLAGLGTRMIYVRHEHCAVAAAMAYARKSGKTGVATVTCGPGLTQLMTALPAAVRANLPLVIFAGEAPLKSGWYNQGIDQAPFIRATGAAYHSLHHIPRMPEAIRDAFLQARMTRKPVVLGVPFDLQDRDWPGEMSLPAPSAELVPDVGPVPPNPDDIARAATVLRDSKKVVVMAGMGAVMADAGEACRRLAEKCDGLLATTLPARGLFYDDPYCFGVAGGFSTEAGRKLMAEADLVIAVGTILAHHNADGGKLFGKAHVLQIDIEPIAVSQGRIAAHSHIRADARLGIEALTETIEARARQWRTEETANLIRETRPDPEPFTIEDGVLDPRAVVDALEKHLPANWEMVNSSGHCSYFFAQMPSRPQHRFLTIREFGAIGNGISFAMGVAAARPNDTVVLFDGDGSLMMHIQEIETIARHGLNILICILNDGAYGSEIHKLRSEGLSDDGAVFGRPDFASIARGFGIGGQTITDLATLPALIEDFREKGGAAIWNFPISDQVISPVIRRAHPPASHA, from the coding sequence ATGAGCACCCCCAAGACCTATGAAGTTCTCGCAAGAGCCTTCGCGCAGGAGCAGATCGACACGTGCTTTGCCTTGCTGGGCGATGCGAACATGAATTGGGGGACGACGCTGGCCGGGCTCGGGACCCGGATGATCTACGTTCGTCACGAACATTGCGCCGTCGCCGCGGCCATGGCGTATGCACGCAAGAGCGGCAAGACCGGGGTTGCCACGGTGACGTGCGGACCCGGACTGACCCAACTGATGACCGCCCTGCCCGCAGCCGTGCGGGCCAATTTGCCGCTTGTCATTTTTGCCGGCGAGGCGCCGCTGAAATCGGGCTGGTACAACCAAGGGATCGATCAGGCGCCATTCATCCGCGCTACGGGCGCGGCCTATCATTCGCTCCATCACATACCACGGATGCCTGAAGCCATTCGCGATGCGTTCCTGCAAGCGCGGATGACCCGGAAGCCCGTCGTTCTGGGTGTTCCTTTCGATTTGCAGGATCGCGACTGGCCGGGCGAGATGAGCCTGCCGGCGCCCTCGGCGGAATTGGTGCCCGATGTCGGGCCCGTCCCGCCAAATCCCGACGACATAGCCCGCGCCGCAACTGTCTTGCGCGACAGCAAAAAGGTTGTCGTGATGGCCGGCATGGGGGCCGTAATGGCCGATGCGGGCGAAGCGTGCAGGCGGCTCGCCGAGAAGTGCGACGGGCTGCTGGCGACGACGTTGCCAGCTCGCGGACTGTTCTACGATGATCCCTACTGCTTCGGCGTCGCCGGCGGTTTTTCCACCGAAGCCGGGCGCAAGCTCATGGCCGAAGCCGACCTCGTCATTGCAGTGGGCACCATCCTGGCCCATCACAATGCCGATGGCGGCAAGCTGTTCGGCAAGGCCCATGTGCTCCAGATCGATATCGAGCCGATTGCCGTGAGCCAGGGGCGTATTGCAGCGCACAGCCATATCCGCGCCGATGCGCGGCTGGGCATCGAGGCACTGACGGAAACAATCGAGGCGCGCGCCCGCCAGTGGCGCACGGAAGAAACGGCAAACCTTATTCGCGAAACGCGGCCCGATCCAGAGCCGTTCACGATCGAGGACGGAGTGCTGGACCCGCGGGCCGTTGTCGATGCTCTCGAAAAACATCTCCCGGCCAACTGGGAGATGGTCAACTCATCGGGCCATTGCTCCTATTTCTTTGCCCAGATGCCCTCGCGTCCGCAGCACCGGTTCCTGACCATTCGCGAGTTCGGGGCGATCGGCAACGGCATCTCGTTTGCGATGGGGGTGGCTGCCGCGCGGCCCAACGATACAGTCGTGCTGTTTGACGGCGATGGCAGCCTGATGATGCATATCCAGGAGATCGAGACCATTGCCCGGCACGGGCTCAATATCCTTATCTGCATTCTCAATGATGGCGCTTATGGATCGGAAATCCACAAGCTGCGCTCCGAGGGCCTGTCCGATGATGGTGCCGTGTTCGGTCGGCCCGACTTCGCCTCAATCGCCAGGGGATTTGGCATTGGCGGGCAAACGATCACCGATCTCGCCACCCTTCCGGCTTTGATCGAGGATTTCCGCGAGAAGGGCGGCGCGGCGATCTGGAATTTTCCGATTTCCGATCAGGTGATTTCGCCAGTGATCCGACGGGCCCACCCGCCGGCTTCTCACGCGTGA
- a CDS encoding gamma-glutamyltransferase family protein: MERAMAVTGRAGGNKMSFTTRPELSGTFGMVASTHWIASATGMSILEKGGNAYDAAVATAFVLNVVEPHLNGPLGDLVGMIWPRGEEAPTAVCGQGTAPAGATIAHYRSEGLELVPGSGLLATVIPGAFDALMLILRDHGTMGLEDVLVPAIGYAENGHPMLPQVASSISGLADFFSDEWPSSAQVWLKGGSAPRAGERFANPDLARTWTRLLKETAAIADRNERIEAARDCFYRGFVAEAIQTYLGDACVMDATGERRRGVLSAQDMAGWRAGFEPAIAGSYGQWSLWKCGPWTQGPVLLQALNMLEGTGIADADPRGPEFVHWVTEALKLAFADREAYYGDPDHFDIPLSTLLSKDYAAQRREMIGTTASHDMRPGTIDGYEGLARAAIERSGMAAIVGDGPGIGEPTMAHLTSRRGDTVHFDIVDRWGNMISATPSGGWLQSSPVIPGLGMPLNSRAQMFWLTEGLPTSLAPGRRPRTTLTPSMALSPDGRRLAFGTPGGDQQDQWQLSFFLRLADHDMNLQEAIDAPLFHTGHLQASFYPRQFKPGHLLVEPAFSEETIGVLRSKGHNIEVSAPWAAGRLTAVSQDSGGIFRGAATPRLMQAYAIGR; encoded by the coding sequence ATGGAACGGGCCATGGCCGTGACCGGCCGCGCCGGAGGAAACAAGATGAGCTTTACCACCCGGCCCGAGCTTTCCGGAACGTTCGGCATGGTGGCATCGACGCACTGGATCGCGTCGGCCACGGGCATGTCGATTCTCGAAAAGGGCGGCAATGCCTATGATGCTGCGGTCGCCACGGCGTTCGTGCTCAATGTGGTCGAACCGCATCTGAACGGTCCGCTGGGCGACCTGGTGGGCATGATCTGGCCGCGGGGAGAGGAGGCACCGACCGCTGTTTGCGGACAGGGCACGGCCCCTGCGGGCGCGACCATTGCGCATTATCGGTCCGAGGGGCTCGAACTGGTTCCGGGTTCGGGGCTGCTGGCGACGGTCATCCCCGGAGCGTTCGATGCGTTGATGCTCATTTTGCGCGACCACGGCACGATGGGGCTCGAAGACGTTCTTGTCCCGGCGATTGGCTATGCCGAAAACGGCCATCCAATGTTGCCGCAGGTCGCCAGTTCCATTTCGGGCCTTGCTGATTTCTTTAGCGATGAATGGCCAAGCTCGGCGCAAGTCTGGCTGAAAGGCGGATCGGCACCAAGGGCAGGCGAGCGTTTTGCCAACCCCGATCTCGCCCGTACATGGACCCGTCTGTTAAAGGAAACGGCAGCGATTGCCGATCGGAACGAACGGATCGAGGCCGCGCGGGACTGTTTTTACCGCGGGTTCGTGGCCGAGGCGATCCAGACCTATCTCGGCGATGCCTGCGTGATGGATGCGACCGGCGAGCGGCGCAGGGGCGTGCTGTCGGCTCAGGACATGGCCGGCTGGCGGGCCGGTTTCGAACCGGCGATTGCCGGGTCCTACGGGCAATGGTCGCTCTGGAAGTGCGGGCCGTGGACACAGGGACCGGTGCTGCTTCAGGCGCTCAACATGCTCGAGGGCACAGGTATTGCCGATGCCGATCCGCGCGGACCCGAGTTCGTCCATTGGGTTACAGAAGCGCTCAAGCTGGCCTTTGCGGACCGGGAAGCCTATTACGGCGACCCGGATCATTTCGATATTCCGTTGTCCACTCTGCTGTCGAAAGATTATGCGGCGCAGAGGCGTGAAATGATCGGCACTACGGCTTCTCACGACATGCGACCCGGAACCATCGATGGTTATGAAGGGTTGGCGCGGGCCGCGATCGAGCGCAGCGGCATGGCCGCAATCGTCGGGGATGGGCCCGGTATTGGCGAGCCGACCATGGCCCACCTTACATCCCGGCGCGGAGATACCGTTCACTTCGATATCGTCGACCGCTGGGGCAACATGATTTCAGCGACGCCTTCGGGCGGCTGGCTGCAATCCTCGCCGGTCATTCCCGGATTGGGCATGCCGCTTAACAGCCGAGCGCAGATGTTCTGGCTTACCGAAGGGCTCCCAACGTCCCTGGCGCCCGGGCGACGGCCCCGCACCACGCTGACCCCATCCATGGCGCTGAGCCCCGATGGGCGGCGACTGGCGTTCGGCACACCCGGAGGAGACCAGCAGGACCAATGGCAATTGAGCTTTTTCCTGCGGCTGGCCGATCACGACATGAATTTGCAGGAAGCAATCGATGCGCCGCTGTTCCACACCGGGCACCTGCAGGCCTCATTTTATCCGCGCCAGTTCAAGCCCGGGCACCTTCTGGTCGAACCGGCTTTCAGCGAAGAGACGATTGGTGTCCTGAGAAGCAAGGGCCACAATATCGAGGTTTCAGCGCCGTGGGCGGCGGGACGTCTGACCGCTGTGAGCCAGGACAGCGGCGGAATTTTCAGGGGCGCTGCAACGCCCCGGCTGATGCAGGCCTATGCCATCGGTAGATGA
- a CDS encoding LysR family transcriptional regulator: MRVDYLGLEAFVAVAELGSFSRAAQRLNLTQTALSHRIRKIEEDLGTRLLVRTSREVSLTMAGQALLPQVRGRLETLAELYGTVRNSGREAMRKVVFASVPTIAGYYLAGLMQTFSEANQGLSVILLDQPAAAVVSTVQRGEAEFGITITGATPWDIESEYLCTEPYVLLVNRKHRLAGRKSVRREDLLGEPLVRIRTQSTNRQLIEDSLGSVSRELDWRFEVQNAATAMNLVAAGTAITVLPRLTMYQAPHQLVGLSFDDVDLTRAVVAVTRRAVPLSDAAESLLAMIRKRLSEVDDAHA; encoded by the coding sequence ATGCGCGTCGATTATCTTGGGCTCGAAGCGTTTGTCGCAGTGGCGGAGCTGGGCAGCTTTTCGCGCGCCGCGCAGCGGCTCAATCTGACCCAGACCGCGCTCAGTCACCGCATCCGCAAGATCGAGGAGGATTTGGGCACACGCCTTTTGGTGCGCACCTCACGCGAGGTTTCGCTGACCATGGCCGGTCAGGCCCTTCTGCCGCAGGTGCGTGGCCGCCTCGAGACGCTGGCCGAGCTCTACGGCACCGTGCGCAACAGTGGCAGGGAAGCCATGCGCAAGGTGGTCTTCGCCTCGGTTCCAACCATTGCCGGCTATTATCTGGCCGGATTGATGCAGACTTTTTCAGAGGCCAATCAGGGCCTCAGCGTCATTTTGCTCGACCAGCCTGCAGCCGCAGTTGTCAGCACCGTCCAGCGTGGCGAGGCCGAATTCGGCATCACCATCACCGGCGCCACCCCCTGGGACATCGAATCCGAATATCTGTGTACCGAGCCCTATGTTCTCCTGGTCAACCGCAAGCACAGACTGGCCGGGCGCAAGTCCGTGCGGCGCGAGGATCTGCTCGGTGAGCCGCTGGTCCGCATCCGCACCCAGTCCACCAACCGTCAGTTGATCGAGGATTCTCTGGGGAGCGTCAGCAGGGAGCTCGACTGGCGCTTTGAGGTTCAAAATGCTGCCACGGCAATGAACCTTGTGGCGGCGGGAACCGCCATCACCGTGCTGCCGCGACTGACCATGTATCAGGCACCCCACCAATTGGTGGGCTTGAGTTTTGACGATGTCGATCTGACCCGCGCGGTCGTCGCCGTCACACGGCGCGCCGTGCCCTTGTCAGATGCCGCCGAAAGCCTGCTCGCCATGATCCGCAAACGGCTCTCGGAGGTCGACGACGCTCACGCGTGA
- a CDS encoding tripartite tricarboxylate transporter permease, producing MELFSTALPQLGDALALVLQPEQLMFMLAGVLLGLSVGVLPGLGGIAGLSLVLPFVYGMDPVSGLALMVGLVAVIPTSDTFSSVLMGIPGSSASQATVLDGFPLAKRGEATRALSAAFVSSLFGGLFGAIILTFFILIARPIVLSFGLPEMMMMTFLGMSMVAILAGRVPLKGVVAGGLGLMVGTIGAAGAGGSLRMATYDIPYLVDGLQLVIVGLGIYAIPEIVSLLRQDRPISKTETLGAGWAAGLRDWWINRWLSLRSATIGVLIGVIPGLGGSVVDWIAYGHAVQSSKNRENFGKGDIRGVIAPESSNNAKEGGGLVPTLMFGIPGSGSMAVFLGGLALLGLSPGPHMVRQDLNITYTIVWSLAIANVMGTALCILASRQIARLTTIRFTLLAPFLLLIITFAAFQAQQSIGDLITLVIIGVLGILLRRFDYSRPAFLIGFVLAHQAENFTNSAIQIAGARFRRDLETGFEYIFTPITITLLVITLASIFIGIKQSKNIRENLETPTGTKRAPLIFLLAIAAYLAVAVADAWSISRLGDKIFPLVVGSVTLLASIVLLIRMRLRPESDDVFIDYELGQDDGSAPHGLWRTLGWFLGLLALTGLFGFIIGLVLFLPLFFRVRAGVSWMKTILLSAGGIAFILALAYILGRDFPGGLLQAYTNFGWPFR from the coding sequence ATGGAACTGTTTTCAACCGCGTTGCCCCAGCTTGGCGACGCTCTCGCTCTCGTTCTTCAGCCCGAGCAACTCATGTTCATGCTGGCGGGCGTTCTTTTGGGCCTTTCGGTCGGCGTGCTGCCCGGCCTGGGCGGGATTGCAGGACTTTCCCTGGTCCTGCCGTTCGTTTACGGCATGGATCCGGTATCCGGCCTGGCTCTCATGGTGGGGCTGGTGGCGGTCATTCCCACCTCCGATACGTTTTCATCGGTCCTGATGGGGATTCCCGGATCGTCGGCGTCTCAAGCCACAGTGCTTGACGGATTTCCCCTGGCAAAAAGGGGTGAGGCGACACGCGCATTGTCGGCAGCCTTTGTGTCCTCGCTGTTCGGCGGACTGTTTGGCGCCATTATTCTTACGTTCTTCATTTTGATCGCTCGCCCGATCGTTCTGAGTTTCGGGCTTCCCGAAATGATGATGATGACGTTCCTTGGCATGTCCATGGTCGCTATTCTTGCCGGCCGCGTGCCGCTCAAGGGCGTCGTTGCCGGCGGCCTGGGGCTGATGGTGGGAACGATCGGCGCTGCCGGCGCGGGCGGCAGCCTGCGCATGGCGACATACGACATCCCCTATCTCGTCGACGGCCTGCAACTGGTGATCGTCGGGCTGGGCATCTATGCCATTCCCGAAATCGTATCACTGCTGCGTCAGGACCGGCCCATCTCCAAAACGGAAACGCTGGGCGCGGGGTGGGCGGCCGGCTTGCGCGACTGGTGGATCAATCGCTGGCTTTCGCTGCGCTCGGCAACCATCGGCGTGCTGATCGGGGTCATCCCCGGCCTTGGCGGCTCGGTCGTGGATTGGATTGCCTATGGACACGCTGTCCAAAGCTCGAAAAATCGCGAGAATTTCGGCAAGGGCGACATTCGCGGCGTGATTGCCCCGGAGTCCTCGAACAACGCAAAGGAAGGCGGGGGACTGGTTCCCACGCTCATGTTCGGCATTCCCGGTTCGGGATCGATGGCGGTGTTTCTGGGTGGGCTTGCGTTGCTCGGGCTTTCGCCCGGCCCGCATATGGTGCGCCAGGACCTCAACATCACCTATACGATCGTATGGTCGCTCGCCATCGCCAACGTCATGGGAACGGCCCTTTGCATACTTGCTTCGCGCCAGATCGCGCGGCTGACCACGATCCGGTTCACGCTGCTTGCGCCGTTCCTTTTGCTCATCATCACGTTCGCGGCGTTTCAGGCGCAGCAATCGATCGGCGATCTGATCACGCTTGTGATCATCGGCGTTCTGGGCATTCTTTTGCGCCGGTTCGACTATTCGCGCCCGGCCTTCCTGATCGGCTTCGTTTTGGCTCATCAGGCCGAAAACTTCACCAATTCGGCCATCCAGATTGCCGGCGCCCGGTTCCGGCGCGATCTGGAAACCGGATTTGAGTATATCTTCACGCCCATCACCATCACCTTGCTGGTGATCACGCTTGCTTCGATCTTCATCGGCATCAAGCAGTCCAAAAACATCCGGGAAAACCTCGAGACGCCAACCGGCACCAAGCGGGCGCCGTTGATTTTCCTTCTGGCGATCGCGGCCTATCTTGCCGTGGCAGTGGCTGATGCCTGGTCGATCTCGCGTCTTGGCGACAAGATTTTCCCGCTGGTTGTGGGTTCGGTTACCCTGCTCGCCAGCATCGTGTTGCTGATCCGCATGCGGCTCAGGCCCGAGAGCGACGATGTGTTCATCGACTACGAACTGGGCCAGGACGATGGCAGCGCCCCACACGGGTTATGGCGGACGCTCGGCTGGTTCCTGGGGCTGCTGGCTCTGACTGGGCTGTTCGGGTTCATCATCGGGCTCGTGCTGTTCCTGCCGCTGTTTTTCCGGGTTCGAGCCGGTGTCAGCTGGATGAAGACCATCCTGCTTTCGGCTGGCGGCATCGCGTTCATCCTTGCCCTGGCCTACATTCTGGGCCGCGACTTCCCCGGCGGATTGCTGCAGGCCTATACCAACTTCGGGTGGCCCTTCAGATGA
- a CDS encoding tricarboxylate transporter, which produces MKAHTMGRRALGALAIGLMATIAMPAAAQDLSGKTVEFVIPFSESGGSAAWANFFAPLLREHLPGNPTTVVRYRPGAGSTAGANWFQEQTTDDGTLIFGSSGSTQFPYLLGDPRVRYEYRDWQPVLASGTGGVVYLPPDLGARFDGDFDDLQDEFFIYGSQGATTLDLVPLLSFKMLGLDVEPVFGVEGRGDGRLMFERGEANIDYQTSSAYIQNVEPLIEQGLAVPAFTFGALDDAGNIVRDPTFPDLPSFKEVCEATAECETSGVAWDAWKAFFVAGFAAQKMVFLPGTASDEVVEMYYTAFEEMTARDDFAEMAEATLGVYPQLTRAAGQGAYEAAISVPAEAKQYVLDWLAEDYGVTLE; this is translated from the coding sequence ATGAAAGCACATACAATGGGCCGCCGGGCCTTGGGCGCTCTTGCGATTGGTCTGATGGCCACAATCGCCATGCCCGCAGCCGCCCAGGATCTTTCGGGAAAGACCGTCGAATTCGTGATCCCGTTCTCGGAATCGGGTGGTTCTGCCGCATGGGCCAACTTCTTTGCTCCGCTTTTGCGCGAGCATTTACCGGGCAATCCCACAACTGTCGTTCGATATCGGCCGGGCGCGGGCTCGACGGCCGGCGCGAACTGGTTCCAGGAGCAGACAACCGATGACGGCACGCTGATCTTCGGCTCTTCGGGCTCGACTCAGTTCCCCTATCTGCTGGGTGATCCGCGCGTGCGTTACGAATATCGCGACTGGCAGCCGGTCCTTGCCTCGGGCACCGGTGGCGTCGTCTATCTGCCGCCCGATCTGGGCGCGCGCTTCGATGGCGATTTCGACGATTTGCAGGACGAGTTCTTTATCTATGGCTCGCAGGGCGCGACGACGCTCGACCTTGTGCCGCTGCTCTCGTTCAAGATGCTCGGGCTCGATGTCGAGCCGGTGTTCGGTGTCGAAGGGCGCGGTGACGGACGGCTGATGTTCGAGCGTGGCGAAGCCAACATCGATTATCAGACTTCCTCGGCCTACATCCAGAACGTAGAGCCGCTCATCGAGCAAGGCCTTGCCGTTCCGGCATTTACGTTTGGCGCTCTCGATGATGCCGGCAATATCGTTCGCGATCCGACCTTCCCTGACCTTCCGAGCTTCAAGGAAGTCTGCGAAGCGACGGCCGAGTGTGAAACATCGGGCGTTGCCTGGGATGCGTGGAAAGCATTCTTCGTTGCCGGCTTTGCGGCGCAGAAGATGGTGTTTTTGCCCGGCACGGCCTCCGATGAGGTGGTCGAAATGTACTATACGGCCTTTGAGGAAATGACGGCTCGTGACGACTTCGCGGAGATGGCCGAAGCTACACTGGGCGTCTATCCGCAGTTGACCCGCGCCGCCGGCCAGGGCGCTTATGAGGCGGCGATCTCCGTGCCTGCTGAAGCCAAGCAGTATGTGCTTGACTGGCTTGCCGAGGACTATGGCGTGACGCTGGAATAA
- a CDS encoding TAXI family TRAP transporter solute-binding subunit produces the protein MNFKQLLAGAGLAIGLLASPALAQERVSIGTGGTGGLFYIIGAGMAEVLNQHMENTTARAEVTGASVENIRRVAADQMTFGFSSSSTLYEASVGEGPFEEALPVAAMAYLYPAVLQIATTSDTGITSMEELSGKRINLGPPGSNSAVLVQRLMEAYGVFDPANAQFLSYTEGTAALMNGQVDATVVLAGAPTAALIDLGAQRDMVLLSIDEETVAPMLAEYPFYQVYEMAAGTYEGQDEPVMVINDPATIFTSQFASDEQVYAITKALFDNLDELAQVHPEAAKITVETAVNTPIGLHQGAQLYFDEQAQ, from the coding sequence ATGAACTTTAAACAACTGCTCGCCGGCGCGGGCCTGGCGATCGGACTTCTGGCCTCGCCAGCCCTGGCCCAGGAGCGCGTCTCCATCGGCACGGGCGGCACCGGCGGCCTGTTCTACATCATCGGCGCCGGCATGGCCGAAGTGCTCAACCAGCACATGGAAAACACCACCGCGCGCGCTGAAGTAACCGGCGCCTCGGTTGAAAACATCCGCCGCGTCGCGGCCGATCAGATGACCTTCGGGTTCTCCTCGTCCTCGACACTTTACGAGGCCAGCGTGGGCGAGGGTCCGTTCGAGGAAGCGCTTCCGGTGGCCGCCATGGCCTATCTCTATCCGGCCGTGCTCCAGATCGCGACAACCAGCGATACCGGTATCACCTCCATGGAGGAGCTGTCGGGAAAACGCATCAACCTCGGCCCTCCGGGTTCCAATTCGGCGGTTCTGGTTCAGCGCCTGATGGAAGCGTATGGCGTCTTTGATCCGGCCAATGCCCAGTTCCTCTCCTACACCGAAGGCACCGCGGCGCTGATGAACGGCCAGGTGGACGCTACTGTGGTTCTGGCCGGTGCCCCGACCGCTGCCCTTATCGATCTGGGTGCGCAGCGCGACATGGTCCTGCTTTCGATCGACGAGGAAACGGTTGCTCCCATGCTGGCGGAATACCCGTTCTATCAGGTCTATGAGATGGCTGCCGGCACTTACGAAGGCCAGGACGAACCGGTCATGGTCATCAACGACCCGGCGACGATCTTTACCAGCCAGTTTGCGAGCGACGAGCAGGTCTATGCCATCACCAAGGCGCTGTTCGACAATCTCGACGAGTTGGCACAGGTCCATCCCGAAGCCGCGAAAATCACTGTCGAGACGGCTGTGAACACGCCCATTGGCCTGCACCAGGGCGCACAGCTCTATTTCGACGAACAGGCCCAGTAA
- a CDS encoding NAD(P)-dependent oxidoreductase has protein sequence MTDTNGKLALALRGFGEAATAFASGWNRDALHSLRAFDEKIGSADERQAIVDRCQQNSVICCDTPREAYAEADIVVSLVYADRALDAARDTAQYLRPGTLYIDGNSCSPQTKARAASALEPSGTDYIDMAVMAPVYPKREKTPILLAGPKAEHASAILAKLGMAPRVVGERVGQASAIKLTRSVMIKGMEAIVAECFLAARLGGVEDEVLASLEASDPEIDWHKKRAYTMDRMTVHGRRRAAEMVEAANMVAELGLPDDMARATAKWEQLLGDLPVKTDSVDEVLAALGKI, from the coding sequence ATGACCGACACCAATGGCAAATTGGCCCTCGCATTGCGGGGGTTCGGCGAAGCGGCAACGGCCTTTGCATCGGGCTGGAACCGAGACGCGCTGCACTCGCTGCGCGCTTTTGACGAAAAGATCGGTTCGGCAGATGAGCGCCAGGCGATTGTTGACCGGTGCCAACAAAATTCGGTCATCTGTTGCGATACGCCGCGGGAGGCCTATGCCGAGGCCGATATCGTCGTCAGCCTCGTTTACGCGGACCGGGCACTCGATGCGGCAAGAGACACGGCGCAATATCTCAGGCCCGGCACGCTCTATATCGACGGTAACTCATGTTCGCCCCAGACCAAGGCGCGTGCCGCCAGCGCATTGGAGCCGAGCGGCACCGACTATATCGACATGGCCGTCATGGCCCCGGTCTATCCCAAGAGGGAAAAGACGCCGATCCTTCTAGCCGGTCCGAAGGCCGAGCACGCGTCGGCGATCCTTGCGAAGCTGGGAATGGCGCCGCGCGTGGTGGGCGAGCGCGTGGGACAGGCATCGGCTATCAAGCTCACCCGCTCGGTGATGATAAAGGGCATGGAGGCCATTGTCGCCGAGTGCTTTCTTGCAGCGCGGCTTGGCGGTGTCGAAGATGAGGTTCTCGCTTCGCTCGAAGCGAGCGATCCTGAGATCGACTGGCACAAAAAGCGTGCCTATACGATGGACCGCATGACGGTCCACGGACGCCGGCGGGCGGCCGAGATGGTGGAAGCGGCCAATATGGTTGCCGAACTGGGGCTTCCCGACGACATGGCGCGCGCCACTGCGAAATGGGAACAGCTTCTGGGCGATCTGCCGGTCAAAACCGACTCGGTCGATGAGGTTCTTGCCGCTCTAGGCAAGATCTGA